The following are encoded together in the Lathyrus oleraceus cultivar Zhongwan6 chromosome 3, CAAS_Psat_ZW6_1.0, whole genome shotgun sequence genome:
- the LOC127131849 gene encoding uncharacterized protein LOC127131849, which yields MPGFEVSPGEGPEPGSRWMLMFDSASNARGHGIGVVITSPTGFHLPFTARLCFDCTNNMADYEACIYGLEAEIDLRIKILEVFGDSALVISQVKGDWETRDSKLIPYKEHIRKRIPYFDEISFHHISREENQLADALAMLASMFKVKLKNEAPSIQIDHLAEPTHCLAIEANPDDKPWFYNIKMFLEKSNIPRVYPLPIRKL from the coding sequence ATGCCAGGCTTCGAGGTAAGCCCTGGGGAAGGCCCCGAACCAGGATCGCGATGGATGCTCATGTTTGACAGTGCTTCCAATGCCCGAGGTCATGGTATAGGTGTTGTTATCACTTCTCCAACTGGTTTCCACCTCCCCTTCACCGCTAGATTATGTTTCGACTGCACCAACAACATGGCAGactatgaagcatgtatctaCGGTTTAGAGGCGGAAATCGACTTGAGAATCAAAATCCTTGAGGTATTCGgtgattcagctctggtaatcagCCAGGTGAAAGGCGATTGGGAAACTCGGGATAGCAAGTTGATACCCTACAAAGAGCACATTAGAAAACGGATACCCTATTTTGATGAAATCTCCTTTCATCATATTTCTAGGGAAGAAAATCAGTTAGCAGACGCTCTAGCCATGTTGgcatctatgttcaaagtcaaattGAAGAATGAGGCACCATCCATCCAGATTGACCACTTAGCTGAACCAACACATTGTCTAGCAATTGAGGCCAATCCTGACGATAAGCCTTGGTTCTACAACATAAAGATGTTTCTGGAGAAAAGCAATATCCCGAGGGTATATCCATTACCGATAAGAAAGCTCTGA